In one Aphelocoma coerulescens isolate FSJ_1873_10779 chromosome 20, UR_Acoe_1.0, whole genome shotgun sequence genomic region, the following are encoded:
- the LOC138120917 gene encoding somatomedin-B and thrombospondin type-1 domain-containing protein-like: MAGSPCWFPALLLLLPLPPPALPRRASGCAARGLCCPGRDAACLSTGRRPDGSTGPCYCDQACARTLDCCHDYAQACTVIPCVVSQWSAWSGCAEPCKTTYRVRMRHIIQEPRNGGEACPALEERAGCVEYWTRQGTECQQSLIPALITTGGFGKARKKRAAADASERAGYCVEFQLVAITLGCLQSHHSYTRWMHYLREGHTVCVECQHPALHSPSQHCYGDGTGSQKNQLLHWQAVGNHRCKGTWRRIRQLDTCSCPSVHSFLFI, encoded by the exons ATGGCCGGCAGTCCCTGCTGGTtcccggcgctgctgctgctgctgccactgccaccaccggccctgccccgccgcgCCTCTGGCTGCGCCGCCCGCGGGCTGTGCTGTCCCGGCCGCGACGCCGCCTGCCTGAGCACCGGCCGGCGGCCCGACGGCTCCACCGGGCCCTGCTACTGCGACCAGGCGTGCGCTCGCACCCTCGACTGCTGCCACGACTACGCCCAGGCCTGCACAG TTATCCCCTGTGTCGTATCTCAGTGGAGTGCCTGGAGTGGCTGTGCAGAGCCTTGTAAGACAACCTATCGTGTCCGGATGAGGCACATCATTCAGGAGCCCAGGAACGGGGGAGAAGCATGTCCTGCTCTGGAGGAGAGGGCTGGCTGTGTAGAGTACTGGACTCGGCAAGGAACAGAGTGCCAACAGTCCCTGA TCCCGGCATTAATAACTACAGGAGGGTTTGGAAAAGCGAGGAAGAAAAGAGCTGCAGCTGATGCCAGTGAAAGGGCAGG GTACTGTGTGGAGTTCCAGCTCGTGGCCATCACGCTGGGCTGCCTGCAGAGCCACCACTCATACACTCGCTGGATGCATTACCTCAGGGAGGGCCACACCGTCTGCGTGGAGTGTCAGCACCCGGCTCTGCACTCCCCGAGTCAGCATTGCTATGGCGATGGCACCGGCAGCCAAAA GAATCAGCTGTTGCACTGGCAGGCAGTGGGGAACCATCGATGCAAGGGAACCTGGAGGAGAATTCGCCAGCTGGACACTTGTTCCTGTCCTTCTGTTCACAGCTTCTTGTTCATCTGA